The genome window AGGAGAGATGATAGCATGGGAAATCGAGGCGAAGAGAGCTCTAGCCAATCTAGTCCCCAACGATTCCAGGACCGGTCACTCTCCCGAGAATCACGCCGGCGTAGGAACCACTCACACTCCCGAGAGACACGTTATCACCGGAACCGTTCACGTTCGCGCGGATACGACGATCGAGGCTCAGATTCACCAGAGGAACGACGACCCCACAATGCTGCCATGGACGCCATGAGTCGAGCCATACGAAGGGCTGCTCAGTCACCAttctccgatgaaattgaacgggcccctatgccgagTCGATTTACATGACCACCATTCAATTCCTACGATGGGAAAACGGATCCTGTGGAGCATGTCAATCATTATATCCATATGATGTCCttgcatgcacacaatgatgtgctgatgtgtaaggtattcccctctagtctcggctcCACGGccatgagatggttcaatgggttacgAAAAGGTTCCATTCGCAGTTTCACCGAGCTGATCCAAGAGTTCGCCAATAGATTCGTGACACACAGCCAAGTGCCACAATCGGTGGATGTGCTACTTTCCATAAAGATAAGGGTCGgtgaaacccttcggagttacaCTAATCGGTACTAGGAACTATACAACGAGATCGGTGGGAGAAATGAGAAGATagcggcaagcaccttcaggatggggctccccGAGGATTTTGAACTACGGGAGTCGCTGATGAAAAGAcctcccgaggatatgaggcaacttatGAGGCGCATTGAGGAGTATAAGCGTTTGGAAGATGATCGGCTGTAGAATAAGGGGAAGGCCCCATTACTCGGCAGATCTTGGTAGGGCATTATTCTAGTAAAatcgaaaaaaaatttcaggatGCAGGAATCAGAAGCGCAAATTGAAGGAGTTAATGTGACGTTCAAAGAGCCGGTGCATAAAATTCTAGATCGGATTAAGAACGAATCgttcttcaggtggccgaacaagatggggggtgacccatctcggaggaatCAAAACTTGTACTGCACATACCACAGGGATAAAAGGCACACCATCGAGCAGtgtcgggtattaaaagatcatctcgggcAACTAGTAAAAGCAGGGTATCTGAAAGAGTTCGTAGTGGATTTTGTAGACCGAGATGCCGGCCAGGGTGTTCAGCAGAAAAGGAATCCCCTCCCACCCCCGCTGGGAGTGATCGAAGTCATCCACGCTGCCCCGAGAGATGCAGCCACAGCTAAGGGAGTATTGACAATGGCCTGCGCGGAGGGAGAATCACCCGAGAAAAGGATGAAAGTTGGTTGGCTAACAATCTGTTTTGACGAGGAAGACTTGGAGGGGACGATCCAACCTCATGATGATGTGTTGGTAGTAACAGCTCGGATAAGCGGGTTCTTGGTGAAAAGAGTAATGATAGACCAGGGAAGCGGAGCTGACGTAATGTACCCAGATTTGTTCGAAGGGCTCGGATTGAAGAGCCATGACTTGGTGAAATATGATACGCCGCTGGTCTTGTTTGACGGAAGAGTCGTGATCCCCGAAGGTCAGATTTCTCTCTcagtggacatggaaggcaaggaaGTAATCGTGACCTtcatagtagtccgatcattctCGTCGTACACtgcaatcctgggaaggccgtggattcacgcaaTGAAGGCTGTTCCGTCCACCCTGCACGTGAAAGTTAAATTTCCCACCGAGTATGAAGTCGCCGTGGTACGAGGGAACCAACGAGTGGCTAAGCAGTGTCTTGTCGCTGCGGTCAGGTGGAAGGGCGAACAGGTTGGACAAACAGAAACCACCGAAAGAGAAActttatagcaattacagaagccTCGAGGAGAAACAGGGGCGGATGGTGCCGAGGAGGTTTTGAAGGTTAGAATCTTTCCAGACACTGACAGGTATTTCCAGATAAGCACGAGCATGAATGACCAAGAAAAGGTAGAGATGTTGTTATTCATTTTGCAGAATGTGGATGTTTTTGCTTGGAGTCCGTATGAAGTGGCCgacgtagatcccgagttcattgtccataaGCTTAACATGGACCCATCATTCCCcctgaaaaaacaaaaaccgaGAAGAGCATCGAAGGAGCATGTTGATGCGGTAAACTTGGAAGTCCAGAGGCTGAAGGAGGCATGAGTGATAAGAGAAGTATTCTTCCCGAAATGGTTAGCAaatacggtggtagtaaagaaaaagaacggtaaatggagagtttgtgtggatttcacagacttaaATCGGGCATGTCCTAAAGATCCGTTCCCAATGCCCAAGATTGATCAATTAGTAGATGCCACATATaggcacccgaggatgagcttcttagatgctTTCCAGGGGTATCACTAGATCGCCTTGGCGCCTGAGGACCGAGAAAAGACAACATTTATCTCCCCTGGTGCAAACTATCACTATGAAGTCATGCCATTTGGGTTGAAGAATGCCGGAGCCACTTACTAGCGGATGATGACGAGGATGTTCAGAGAGAAAATTGGGTGCACAGTAGAAGTATACATTGACGATATGGTGGTACAGAGCAAACAGGAGTCGCAACATACGGAAGATATTCAGGGAGTATTCGAGATACTTTGGCAGCATAAGTTGCACCTGAACGCCGAGAAGTGTACTTTCGGTGTGGGGGTTGGCAAGTTCTTGGGATATCTGATTTCTACTCGGGGGATAGAGGCCAATCCCGACTAGATAGAGGTCGTGAATCGTCTCAAACCGCCGAGCAATCCCAAGGAAGTACAAGTGCTAACCGGGATGTTAACCGCCCTAAACCGATTCATCTCCAAATTTGCTGATCGCTGCAAACCattttatcaacttctgaagaagtggaaggggtttcagTGGGATGAGGAATGTGACAAGGCTTTTCGTGATCTGAAGGAATACTTGGCACAAGCTCCCATGTTAACGGCTCTGGAGTCCGGAgaggatttgtttatgtacctctCAGTGTCCAACCACGTCGTGAGTGCTGTGTTGCTAAAAGACCGAGGAGTGCAGCAGCCGGTGTATTACATAAGCAAAACCTTAGTTGATGCCGAGACGAGATATCTGCCCCTAGAGAAGTTAGTGTTGGCACTGGTGCATGCCACGAGAAAGTTGCCGCATTACTTTCAAGCTCATACTGTGTTCGTCCTCACTGAGTATCCCCTGCAGTCATTGTTAAAAAGATCAAACTTCACGGGCCGAATAGCCAAGTGGGGAACTCGGTTGGGTTCGTTCGACATAAGGTACCGACCGCGAAGCTTGGTGAAAGGATAGGTTCTTGCTGATTTCATTGCAAAATTTACCCCTAAGAATGACGGGAAGATAATCTGTAATGCAGAAAGTCGTCCGTTGAAGGTGTTTGTAGACGGTGCTTCGAATGCTATGGGGGCTGGAGTCGGTATTGTCATAACCACCCTGGAGGGCATACGACTAGAACATTCCTTCAGATTAGGATTCAAAGCCTCaaacaacgaagccgaatacgaGGCCTTTCTAGTCGGATTGAGGGCTGTATTGCATCTGGGCACGAAGGATGTGGAGATTTATTCAGACTCTCGGCTGGTTGTTTATCAAATCCTAGGAAACTTTGAAGCTCGGGACTCTCGGATGAAAGCTTAGCTGAGCATAACTAAGCAAATCATTAGCAAGTTTGGGACAGTGAAGGTGGCCCAGGTAGGTCGGGCACAAAACAGACATGCCGACTCGCTAGCCACGTTAGCCTCGTCTACTACCGAGGAGATTCCTCGGCTCGTCAAaatagaacttataagggagCTAAGTATCGATATGAAAAATGATTGTAACCTGGCCGGGGTTGAGGTGGCCGTGGTATCAATAGCCAATCCATGCTGGATGAACCCGATCATAGATTTCCTAGCCGAGGATAAAGTTCCGGACGATGAAAAGGAGGCTAAAAAGATTCGTCGAGTGGCTCCCCGATATTGGCTGTCGGCAGATCGCAAATTGTACCGGAGGTCTTTCGCAGGCCTGTACCTTTTATGCCTACATCACGAAAAAGTAAATGAACTtctgaccgagctgcatgaCGGAGTGTGTGGTGGCCATGTTGGGGGGCGGTCTTAAGCACACAAGGCGATGACCCATGGGTTTTGGTGGCTATAGATGCAAAAGGATGCTGCGGAATATGTCCGGAGGTGTGAACAATGCCAAAAATATGCCCCTCTGATCCATCAGCCAGCAGGTCGTCTAAACCCCGTCAGCAGTCtatggccatttgcacaatgggggttGGACATCCTTGGCCCTTTTCCCCGAGCAACAGGTAACCCCCGGTTCGTATTGGTGGTAGTCGATTATTTCACAAAGTGGGCGAAAGACGAGGCTTTGGCCAATATCCGGGATATCGACGTGAAAAAGTTtatatggaaaaacatagtcacaaggtttggggtgccggACTCATTGATATCAAACAATGGGCtacagtttgatagcaaaggtTTCCAGGCCTTCTGCAGCGATCTCAGCATTAAGAACAAGTATTCTACTCCGGCATACCCtcaaagcaacggccaagctgaggcAGTGAACAAGACAATTTTGAACGGGTTAAAGAGAAGGTTGGATGGGGCAAAGGGGAGGTGGGTTGAAGAGCTACCTAACGTTTTGTGGGTTTACTATACAACTCCCAGAAGATCCACGGGTGAGACCCCTTTCTCCTTGACATATGGGGCAGAGGTCGTGATACCGACCGAAGTGAGCCTGTGCAGTGCACGGGTCGCAGGATTTGACCCTGTCCAGAACACCGATTTAATGATGGAGCACTTGGACTGGTTAGAAGAATGCCGGGAGGCAGCAACCATACGGCTCACGGAGTATCAACAGAGACTTGCCCAAAGATACAACTGAGATATAAAGGGGTGAGAATTCAGCGCTGGGGACTTGGTGCTGAGGAAGGTCGTGGGAAACATGCGAGACGTAGTTACAGGGAAGCTTGCTCAAACGTGGGAGGGACCGTACAGAGTTACCGCCATTGCAGGCGCGGGGGCTTACTACCTGGAAGGCCTTGACAAGAGGCCGCTCCCCGGCTATGGAATGTCCACAACTTAAAGAAGTTTTATCCGTGACCATCCATACACTGGAATGTAAGTCGAAATCTTGTACTTCACTAAAATCAAGTTAATGATGAAGTTACTTGTCTAAGTTGTTTTCGATTCCGTCATTGCACTTTAAGTAAATTGCAtattttgtacccaaaaaaaaaaaaaaaaactctaaggacagaagcctcattctcggttcgatcaaaatagccgagcaagtggaaaccttatcgttacccaaaaaaaaaaaaaaaaaaaaaaactctaaggacagaagcttCATCCTCAGTTCGATCAAAATCACCGAGCAGATGGAAACCTTTAtcgatacaaaaaaaaaaaaaaaaaaaaaaaaaaaaaaaaaaactctaaggaGAGAAGCCTCATTCTTGATTCGATCAAAATCACcgagcaagtggaaaccttatcgttaccacaaaaaaaaaaaacctctaaggatagaaacctcatcctcggttcgatcaaaatcgccgagcaggtggaaaccttatcattaccaacaaaaaaaaatagcctcatcctcggttcgatcaaaatcgccgagcaggtggaaaccttatcgttacaaaaaaaaaaacttaaggacagaagcctcatcctcggttcgatcaaaatcgccgagcaggtggaaaccttatcgttacaaaaaaaaaaaaaaaaagacataagcCTCATCCTCGATTCGATCAAAATGCAcgagtaggtggaaaccttatcgttacaaaaaaaaaaaaaaaaaaaaaaaaaaaaaaacctaacgaCAGAAGCCtcattctcggttcgatcaaaatcgccgagtaGATGGAAACCTTAACACCCCTACAAATACTAACGTCTGCAATTTCATTCTCGGATCAtccaaaatcgccgagcaggggAGAACTGTGCACCAGGTTTTGAGGCATCATGCCACTTACAGTCAGGAAAACTAAAACACGTTGTATGAACGCGATATATTGGGGCACGATTTAACCCACCGTGCAGGCAGCTCCCGGCCAAACATGCGACAGAATAAATAACGacaaaaatagataaagaaaGACAGCACCGAGGGTCAAAGTGAAGTGCTCGCAGACATAATTCAAGCAAACACACAATGAATAGAAGGtcattcaaaaagttaaaagcagaattgaAAGCAGAATTAATGTCTCATCGCCAAAACTCGGCAACCGTTTACGGGTCATCCCTGCGAAATAAGGAAATTGTTCAGTGACCACAACCCGGTGACGTAGGcaaatttaccaataaaaaaaaaaaaaaaaagagatagaaaaaatgcagtaaaaagaagtaaaagcaTAAAAAGAGCTGGACGGCAAGTAACTTAGTCAGGTGGAGGGTCTAGTCGGATCTGTTGCTTTAGGTTGCTGCTGGTCGGTCACGGGAAAATGCAGGTCCTCACCGAGCAGGTCTTGTACATTCAGGATGCTGGTGGCTTCCATCTCATTTGGCTCTGCATGAGCATCGATCTGTTCTACCAGCTCCCTCATGCTTACTGTTTCTTCCTCCTCAACAGGCATTGGGGGATCCTACACGGCAGTAACGGGGCTCGGAAAGGGAATctggccggggtctctcaggGGGGAATCCTCAAGAACACCCAAAGCTTGCAGGGCGGCAAACCACCCTGCCTCAAAACCCAGCCTTCGAGCTTGGTCCACCACCGGTTCCGCAGATTTCTCGGCATCGGCAAACCCTTCgttttaccatttttgctcACAAGCCTCCAAAGCCGCCCTCAGGTCGGTGAGTTCCTCGGCTTGGGATGCGTTCAGGCTAATTGCTTTAACTAGCTTGACGTCTGTTTCGTTCTGCTTAGCCAAGAGCTCTGCGCACCTCTTCTCCACCAACGCTCTATTCTTCTCCGCAGCAGCAGCCTTCTTCTCGGCAGAATCAGCTGCCTTCAGTTTTTCCTTCGCCGTTTTGGCAGCTGACTTCTATGCCCCCCTCTCACAATCAACCTCTTCGGCAAGATCCTTTGCACGACCAACCAGGATATGAGCCAATTGAGCAGCCTGACAAACACAGAAATTAGTAcggaaatgaaaagaaatgaatgGTAAATAATAGACAAACAAAGAGTTACCGCGATAGTatgccactctaaccggcgtCCCACGGACTCCTCCGACCCGTCCTCAAAAGCATGTACGTCATCAGGAAGAAGAAGACCTGTGGCCAGGGTCTGAGCAATGCGACCCCCCTCACCTTTCTCCCACATCCGCATACAGGCAGTTGAGGGCAGAGGCTTGCCAGCCAGCAAAAACTTAGGCTTCCACGCTGGCACGGCTTAGGAGGAGGACGCAACACCCGGCCCGACCTGGGTTTGCAGCTCATGAATAACGATACCTCCTGTTGGTCGGGGAGGAGTCTGAGTGGCTACGTCTCCCGAACTCATGGATGGTTGATCAGTAGCCCTCTGCCTTTTCCGGGCTCGTCCAGCTTGAGGAGGGGGTGGAGGGGGAGGCACCTGGCTTCGACTCTGAGAGGGTGGGGGCTAAGTGGTCTGCCGCACACCGGGCATGAAACGATCGATAGTCATAACCTTCCTGGTCACCATGTCTTCGTCGAGAAGGGTATCGGTAGCCGACAAGTTTGTTGCTTCAAGTGCAAGATGCTCGACTTCCGCAACAAGGGCCTCGGGTTCAACGGGGTTCTCGGGCTGAGCGGGCTCTTGAACAAGGGCTTCTTCTTGAATAGCCTCGTGAGCTAACTCTCGAAGACGCCGAGACACGCGTTCCACAAACTTGTCCCGCAAAGGCGCTAGCTCGTCCGAGCAGGTGTAGCGCTTTCCGAACTCCCTTGCCTATCCAGTCGTAAGCTTTAGCAGCAGAAAATTTGCGTACCAAACGTCTATGTATGACAAAAGTGGACTGTCAACTAACAGTGCCTGTTTAAAGGACTGCCAGGTGGAATAAACGGGTTCTACTCCGAGGATCAGGTGCGAGGCTCGGAGCTGTCCGTCCTAGTGCACGAATACCTCGGAACGGAGGATAAAATTTAAGTCTCTGACGTGGACTGTTCTAATGTCCGGAACGAACGCTTTGCCATCTGTAAAAGAACGAAATGCTATATCAACAGCCAGTAATGGAAAGCTACTtcagtaaaaagaaaataaaagaggggGGGAGAGGGGGAAACGGTTAAGTCAGAGATTGATACGAACCTACTTCATGCCATGAAAGAGGGTAGGGGACCTCCCCGGCAAACTAGTTGCCGAGCACCCGAACAAACTCCCCGGCCAAGTTCCTattcgaatcaggtaggcatgatattaGTCGTACTCGATTATCCCTAGTTTTTAAGTAATAGTTGGAAGTTTTGTTCCCACAGAGACTATACATGTGGTTAATGTCATGGTAATCTAACTATAAATCAAAGGTTTGATTCAATCTACTAACGTagctaactacccggtaaaagttgggaAGAAGTTGGTTGGGACACAGCCCGTAGTACCTAAGTGTGTTAATCAAAAGAGGATCCACGGGGAACTTGACCCCACCCTCTAGAATTgccattaaaggaaaaaaagttgtACCACGCCCTCGGTGGAGAGAGATTTCGCTCTCGTGGCAGTAAGCCACTTCCACGTCACCGGGGACATTAAACTTCTGCCTAAAGGTGGTCAAAGCCGCAGGGGCCTCCAGGAGATAAAAGTAAcccatttttgaaatttaatactGTGAGAGGGAACTCGTAGAAAGAAGTTGAAGTAATAGGAAAGGGAAGAAAATTTACTTTGGGTTTTAAGGGAGAAAGGAACTCTGGGCTAGTGAGTAAGCGCACAAAGGAGTGATCGGCAGAGAGTATGCTCAAGAAATCAGaggtgaaaaagtgaaagaacGTTCTAAAGAGAACTATTTATAAGAGCAGAAGAGGGCATGGGAATGTTTAATCAGCAATAAATGGGCACGATTCACGAAAGACCCTACGAATGCCAAAGATAACCGACATGCGTGCCGCTTCGGTTCACGAACCGTCAGGCAATAATGACAACTAAACCTGGCGCCTCGGAATAGCGCGTCTTTTGAGAAGAGCATTAATGAGAAGCCATAACCGCATGAGTCCTTGGCCGTAGGGCTTTCGAAACCAAAAGGCTTGGTCTGTTCCTTGATTCTTCCCGACAGCcgggtatgaatcaagggggggctaatgTACAGCACCGAGGTCCCAAGACCCAATTGGGCCTGGGTTTAAGCCCAACGGCACGACCCCATTACTTTTGTACGGCATCGAggtcccaatacccaattgggcCCTGGGTTCAGGCCCAATGGCACAACCTCATTACTTTAAATTCTGCTTGAAACTACTTTCACAAACTATGAGTTTTGAGCCTCGACCCCTAACCGATGCTCGACATAAATTTCCTGAACAAACAAGGAAGTCTTGTCCGGACGTACCATAGGATGCTCGACAGTTCAGGAAACATCACTACCGAGTATATTAacctgagttggaaccaagttccaaagccataattgctgcattccactctcacctaaacatccacttacaACAGATAATATTAGACCTTCAATTGCACTAACAAtggcagtaatcatgatctccccactaacttagagctataaataggagaagttGGGGAAGAAATGGGGGTTgagaaaaaaggagaaaaaacagTTATTCAGGGAGGGAGAGAGGATATTACTTTGAGTCTCTGTGCCGAGAACGatccaaagtaggaaatcctaaaaCCCACCttataaataagttgtgagcccaagtgaggctAAACCCAATAGTCTCAATTCCGGCGCGCacataaaccaaataaaatcacatccacaacaaaaattaaatggaaaagattaagggaagatagatgcaaacacaaggacaacacttgatgtgttatcgaagaggaaactgaaaccctcggcgtaaaacctctccgccgtcctccaaacggtaaacaatccactaaagaatatagttgggatacatgaacagcagaagaccctccaagcctaatctacccaatgtacctaagccctcaaagctcttactccaacgaggttacgccgaacctatttcttctttaacttgccggattccgctacttgaccatagcatctaccaatatgaaattagtcTCTTTTTAACTGTTTCCCAAACACTAAATaacctcctcacagatatgggtatggtgagaaaaggttttggtaatgtacctctcaaggatttgacaatggaggggaagagagtagaggaatttgaagagtctatatatgaagattgtggatgaatcaatcttgtttttctctagggtttctctctggAACCTCTCtaaatatcgtgggtataagggtatatatatagtagggtgagaaagaatgtgaaaagtcagtttttcccaaacagggtgttttggcgacttgacctcgcgactgggttgagtcgcgagttcaagccgcgagctaatgGCCTGGCCAACTTGGgacttttgtcttgtagtgcaacagctggcgcgactcttcagcttctagcatgcttggcacgtgtgcaaatttctggcggcttgcaagccgcaagccacaagccacccgcgagatccagtcgcaagtccctacttctttgcacaatcttgaacATTTCTTCGAACTCTCTtacccacctaaatatagggttattaattgttaaaatacaagcaaatttggcacggaataaagccaacaagatggttgataaaattcaaccttacaattttgGTAAGTGTTTTTCCTTCATCCCATAAAcactaaataattaaaatgaaaaatcccTTGAACGTGAAGGTAAGGATACGAGACTTAAACCCAATATCTCATTTATCACCTAACACTTGAACACGACTAAAAGTTACTAACCCCTTAGAGTTATACACAACTTTTGTTTATGTATTTACTTTCAATGATCATCAATTGCTGAGAAACTATAATGATTCAAGTTTAATTCACTCTAGCATTTGCATGCAGTTGGCATCGGGTACCATGCTGCTATAATGTTTGCAGTGAAGATGGGACAACATAGTTGGCTGGacatttattcttttaatttccCCTTTATAGCTGTGAGGTGTTATGAGAAGAAATAAGCTTGGTAAGAGGAAGCCTCCAGATTATGGGCCTATAGGCCTTAAGAAAGGTGGGCTTGTAGTTTCATGGCTACACCAGGGACTTTTAGAGAGTACTTTTCActagaaaaaatatttgtgtATCCATTTATATATCCACAATTTATCTCATGAACAAGTGACTGAGTCACACTGTATGTATACCAGAATTATAagataatttataaaatattatattataagaTAATTATTATCATCACTAACGTTGGATAAGTGTTCCCACcacttcttttgttttttaagataTGCGTTACAGATATCAAGCTCAGATCTAATCAAGGTCGAAATTTGTAATTCATATTGATTGCATCTAATTCTACTTGGATTGAAGTAAAGTAATTTTAACATTACTTGGGTTGTAAGTAAAgtaattataattttacttAGTAATTCAAgcatttttagattgtaacccTCATTTGCCTAAGTTTTTTCACTATAAATACTTTTCAATGATTTCATTTTTACACAAACTTAAATAGTAATTAAAGATGTAGGCATGGAGTGATATACTTATGCTAAGGCCTAGAATTTCCATAAAGTGATATCATAGCTGATGGCAGTAAGGTTCATATCTTCGTGAATCTTATAGGCTTTTTTAGCCATGCCTGGTGCTTTTTACTTCACTCAtggtataaataaataagcttccttttaaacacaaccaaaaagacaaaaataaaaagctttgtATCTTGTTCTTGTCACAGAAAAGTGATAGCAATCTTGGTGGTGTCTCTTTTACCCAGAAAGAAAATCTTGGTGGTGTGTCACTAGCCACTAGGGCAAAGCATGGTGCATAGCACTGGACCAAGTCgtctctcaaatctcaattgGCAAAACACACAGCCGAGTAATGTCACCGACaataaattttcacatttttacatCAGTTGAGCTGGTTTTTATTCATTATCAACTAATCATCTGATCATTTATCATTTATATCTTACCACCAGTTAgtgaaatattttgtgaaatgcTAATTTTCCCATACTATTTTaactgaaattgtgttttcaaacgATTTTAAGACATTGTATAACTATTACAGCCCATTGTGAAGATTAGTGTCACTCTAGACTTAATTGAATACAGACCGACTGTGCTAGTCTATAATATTGACACGGTAGCTATTACTGTGTGCCTCGTGTCCTTTGTTCCAGTTCTGAATAGCCAGCTTTCAAATTTAAGAGCTCAATGATCTATTCAGAGCTACATATGTAATGTCAAATACAACCCAAAGCACACCACACCAGTACAGTACTACTTTCCTCAACCATTAATTGTAGCACAACTTTCACATCCTAATCAAACAAACATGGCAAGCAACAAAGAGGCAAGTCATCCACAAGAAGCTAAGAATAATAGTacccaagaagaagaagggCTTATAAGTGAGAAGCAACCTAGTGAAATCATCACTAGGATGTTACAATCACAGCATCAACATGTTCATGGTGCTTTGGCACCAGCAGATGGCCAAAGAGATCACATTGTGAAAGATGTTGTCGATGATGAGTCGAGTGATGTGGTTGATAAATGTCCTGGGGTGGACCAACAAGCAGACCACTTCAAATGTGTGCACAGGAAAATGTGCTCTACGTAgccttttcttttgataatgTGTAATTGTGTAGCCTAGCAGTGAGCTACTTAGCTACTTGTGTGATAAATGGCTAGGGTATGAGGGTGTGGTAGGGTTTGTATTTGAGTTTTGCAATTTTcatgaaaacaaataaataaagaaagaaaattttcctttaagAATAGCTGAAATTTCCTGTCAATTAAACCTGAAGATAATATGTGCTTGCAGATCtagccattaaaaaaaaaaaaaaaaaaaaaaaaatcctgtaGTACAACAAATTTCAACTTGGTTTGAGTATGTTACTTAATTACAACCTTGTAGTGATTCCCAAATGTTTCAAGCAATTGGTTGAACAATATTTGTACCACA of Quercus lobata isolate SW786 chromosome 8, ValleyOak3.0 Primary Assembly, whole genome shotgun sequence contains these proteins:
- the LOC115956123 gene encoding splicing factor U2af large subunit B-like → MSGALRHRQRDDRDRELERLRKLVMDLELEARGRHQERDRNHRQRRDDSMGNRGEESSSQSSPQRFQDRSLSRESRRRRNHSHSRETRYHRNRSRSRGYDDRGSDSPEERRPHNAAMDAMSRAIRRAAQSPFSDEIERAPMPSRFT